The following coding sequences are from one Triticum aestivum cultivar Chinese Spring chromosome 5A, IWGSC CS RefSeq v2.1, whole genome shotgun sequence window:
- the LOC123103817 gene encoding uncharacterized protein: MRRKAMFTVGKSKGVVASLMHRRPFQHMVLRRLRELKKIVPDARDADVDVLLRQTAEYICILELKVAALRRLSAIYGA, translated from the coding sequence ATGAGAAGGAAGGCCATGTTCACGGTGGGGAAGAGCAAGGGGGTGGTGGCATCGCTGATGCACAGGAGGCCCTTCCAGCACATGGTGCTGAGGAGGCTCAGGGAGCTCAAGAAGATAGTCCCTGACGCCCGGGACGCGGACGTCGACGTGCTGCTCAGGCAGACCGCCGAGTACATCTGCATCCTGGAGCTCAAGGTGGCCGCCCTGCGGAGGCTCTCCGCCATCTACGGTGCGTGA